From a region of the Oscillospiraceae bacterium genome:
- a CDS encoding extracellular solute-binding protein — translation MKRIIAIILVVVLSLTFLTACKNTPKDSTGTSSGISDDIDNNTGNNTTDDDDLLEDEDSAVTGGESSDDTEESSQAPTNSVVTDVEVSDKSEDLYADLKGTTVRVIAFEEPATITKLMIKQFEKKYECKVTVEIYSWADWQVKILEMVAAGNPPDLAVCFDQHFIKYAATDILQPIDSYIDANAPFWDKTILNNYKWKGKTYAVNTEAYDTIMLHYNKNLLENAGLDGAADPYEVYKRGEWTFDKFREYAKALTKQKDGQTEVWGYASWIHDAFVYAAGGRGIVLNKDGTIDITLDKAAEIAGLEMLRKMIHEDKSTSTAAMNSFNALFNAQKVAFMAERPGYAVPDESKHTAFEIGMVPMPKVDKNSKHYNPAITQAWGVPVGAKNPKGAMAYIYYGAVFSDANKNTTYAISQRNKMITDKNLAIYKEAVKSNEKVFSFINGLGNWYDKQWPELWNLIYTENKTAVNAVASAKPIIEYEIEQTLKNK, via the coding sequence ATGAAAAGAATAATAGCTATAATATTAGTTGTTGTATTATCACTTACTTTCCTTACTGCTTGCAAAAACACTCCTAAGGATAGCACAGGCACAAGCAGCGGCATAAGTGATGATATAGACAACAACACAGGAAATAACACTACTGACGATGATGACCTTTTAGAAGACGAAGACTCCGCCGTAACCGGCGGAGAATCGTCTGACGATACTGAAGAGTCCTCTCAGGCACCTACAAATTCAGTTGTTACAGACGTAGAGGTTTCTGACAAATCAGAGGATTTGTATGCTGATTTAAAAGGAACAACTGTAAGAGTTATTGCTTTTGAAGAGCCTGCTACAATAACAAAGCTTATGATAAAGCAATTCGAGAAGAAATACGAATGTAAAGTAACAGTTGAAATCTACAGCTGGGCTGACTGGCAGGTAAAGATACTTGAAATGGTTGCTGCAGGAAATCCTCCTGATTTGGCAGTTTGCTTTGACCAGCACTTTATCAAATACGCTGCAACAGATATATTACAGCCTATTGACTCTTACATTGATGCAAACGCTCCCTTCTGGGATAAGACAATTCTTAACAACTACAAATGGAAGGGCAAGACTTACGCTGTAAACACAGAAGCTTATGATACAATTATGCTTCACTACAACAAGAACTTGCTTGAAAATGCAGGTCTTGACGGCGCTGCTGACCCCTATGAAGTTTACAAAAGAGGCGAGTGGACCTTTGATAAGTTCCGTGAATACGCTAAAGCTTTAACCAAGCAAAAGGACGGTCAGACAGAGGTTTGGGGCTATGCTTCCTGGATACACGATGCATTCGTTTATGCAGCAGGCGGCAGAGGAATTGTTTTAAATAAAGACGGTACTATTGATATAACTCTTGACAAAGCTGCTGAAATTGCAGGTCTTGAAATGCTCAGAAAAATGATACACGAGGATAAATCAACCTCAACTGCAGCGATGAACAGCTTCAACGCTCTATTCAACGCTCAGAAGGTAGCATTTATGGCTGAAAGACCCGGCTATGCAGTACCCGACGAATCAAAGCATACAGCTTTTGAAATCGGTATGGTTCCCATGCCTAAGGTAGATAAAAATTCAAAGCACTACAACCCTGCAATTACTCAGGCTTGGGGTGTTCCCGTAGGAGCAAAGAATCCTAAGGGTGCTATGGCTTATATCTATTACGGCGCTGTATTCAGCGATGCAAACAAAAATACAACCTATGCTATTTCTCAGAGAAATAAAATGATAACAGATAAAAATCTTGCTATCTATAAAGAGGCTGTAAAATCCAATGAGAAGGTATTCTCATTTATCAACGGTCTTGGCAACTGGTATGACAAGCAGTGGCCTGAGCTCTGGAATCTCATTTATACAGAGAATAAAACAGCTGTAAACGCTGTTGCTTCTGCTAAGCCTATTATTGAATATGAGATAGAGCAGACATTGAAAAACAAATAA